One window of Paludibacter propionicigenes WB4 genomic DNA carries:
- a CDS encoding SLBB domain-containing protein has translation MRKIKFVFLFSLITTCLMAQNIDLSKLSPEQLAAYKKYKDGNAGAVTNTQQAEVVDRNVNNGQEDIDELRDTQKKASNKANESNFANQNQKSEKSKTFSGGIFGSYLFDKQNLTFEPKLNIPTPPNYILGTYDELIIDVSGMYEANFKPKVSPEGYIRVPNASPIKVSGQTVENVTRIIKSRLVGIYPGAQINVSLGSIRSIRVTVVGEATRPGTYTLPSLATAFNALYACGGPDSIGTMRDIKVVRRGKVVANVDVYGFLLDGALTNNIALQDEDVIKIDPYKARVSISGAIKREGLFEALPGETLQQLVRFAGGYSDNANKSVITTIRLKNNGKTVVDVPENQLAIFKLQSGDSCYVATTSKIFDNRVDITGSVYRPGTYALETGMTVKKLIEKANGLKEDAFMNMAFINRKQANQIPEILGFNLGEVLKGAAEDILLQKDDSVMITSLFDYREEKSISISGAVLMPGTFKFVENITLKDLIFKAKGFTEMANTDSVELVRIIKDPDRLMNTTDKTIVYKFSLDKELSFKKGSADMLLENGDKVIVRTISGYEETRTVKLEGEILQPGEYSVTSKSERISDVIKRAGGFTQYAYPAGAFLIRTEKETGVQQKLNQITKENAKKLYQNKNDNKVDATMLKTAGIAAPAEGLDSIQNTFSKSKSVDKVFKSQGIVGINLVEIMKHPGGKDDFFLEDGDDIFVPRELQTVRVMGEVLFPTYVGYQPGMSLKKYIHRAGGFTEQALKKKVFVLYANGTARSTTRFLGIKFYPKLQPGARIVVPEKPTEVKNPLTAGETVGILTSITSAMVLIYSVVKR, from the coding sequence GAGCTGTTACTAATACTCAACAGGCTGAAGTAGTTGATAGAAATGTGAATAACGGACAAGAAGATATTGACGAGTTGCGGGATACTCAGAAGAAAGCCAGCAATAAAGCAAATGAGAGCAATTTTGCAAACCAAAATCAAAAAAGTGAGAAATCCAAAACCTTTTCAGGAGGTATCTTCGGTTCTTATTTGTTTGATAAACAAAATCTGACTTTTGAACCAAAGTTAAATATTCCTACCCCTCCCAATTACATCCTCGGTACGTACGATGAATTGATAATTGACGTATCTGGCATGTACGAGGCGAACTTTAAGCCTAAAGTTAGCCCGGAAGGCTACATACGTGTACCCAATGCCAGCCCGATAAAAGTAAGTGGTCAGACCGTTGAGAATGTTACCCGTATTATTAAAAGCAGACTTGTCGGTATTTATCCCGGAGCGCAGATTAATGTAAGTCTGGGAAGTATTCGTAGCATTCGTGTGACGGTAGTCGGTGAAGCTACCCGTCCGGGAACCTACACGCTTCCGTCTCTTGCAACAGCTTTTAATGCGCTGTATGCTTGTGGTGGCCCCGATTCTATTGGTACTATGCGCGATATTAAGGTCGTGAGACGTGGTAAAGTAGTTGCTAATGTTGATGTATACGGTTTTCTGTTGGATGGAGCTTTGACAAACAATATAGCATTACAGGACGAAGATGTTATCAAGATTGACCCCTACAAAGCTCGTGTAAGTATCTCAGGTGCTATTAAACGCGAAGGTTTGTTTGAAGCATTGCCGGGAGAAACCCTTCAGCAATTAGTTCGGTTTGCCGGTGGCTATAGTGATAATGCCAATAAATCGGTTATTACTACTATACGCTTGAAAAACAATGGAAAAACCGTAGTTGATGTTCCGGAAAATCAATTGGCAATATTTAAATTACAATCCGGAGATTCCTGTTATGTTGCTACAACATCTAAGATATTCGATAACCGTGTGGATATTACCGGTTCGGTTTATCGTCCCGGAACCTATGCATTGGAGACGGGAATGACCGTAAAAAAACTGATTGAGAAAGCAAACGGCTTAAAAGAAGATGCTTTTATGAATATGGCATTTATCAACAGGAAGCAAGCCAATCAAATACCCGAAATACTGGGATTCAATTTGGGTGAAGTACTTAAAGGTGCTGCAGAAGATATATTGCTTCAAAAAGATGATTCTGTAATGATTACCAGCCTGTTTGACTATCGCGAAGAAAAGTCCATTTCCATCTCAGGAGCAGTATTAATGCCGGGAACATTTAAATTTGTAGAGAACATAACCCTGAAAGATCTGATATTTAAAGCAAAAGGATTTACCGAAATGGCCAATACCGATTCGGTGGAGCTGGTCAGAATTATCAAAGATCCAGATCGCTTAATGAACACGACAGACAAAACTATTGTGTATAAGTTCTCGCTGGACAAGGAACTGAGCTTTAAAAAAGGTAGTGCTGATATGCTCCTCGAAAATGGAGATAAGGTGATTGTCCGTACGATCTCGGGATACGAAGAAACGCGTACGGTTAAACTGGAAGGTGAAATTTTACAACCCGGTGAATATAGCGTTACCAGTAAATCAGAACGTATTTCTGATGTAATCAAACGAGCCGGTGGATTTACACAGTATGCTTATCCTGCAGGAGCGTTTCTTATCCGAACTGAAAAAGAGACCGGAGTTCAACAGAAGCTGAACCAAATCACAAAGGAAAATGCGAAAAAACTGTATCAGAATAAAAACGATAATAAAGTGGATGCAACCATGCTTAAAACAGCAGGTATTGCAGCTCCTGCCGAAGGATTAGATTCTATTCAGAATACTTTTTCAAAATCGAAATCGGTGGATAAGGTATTTAAATCACAGGGTATTGTGGGTATTAATCTGGTAGAAATCATGAAACACCCGGGTGGAAAAGACGATTTCTTTTTGGAAGATGGTGATGATATCTTTGTGCCGCGCGAACTGCAAACTGTACGAGTAATGGGCGAGGTACTGTTCCCTACCTATGTAGGTTATCAACCTGGGATGAGTTTAAAGAAGTATATACATCGTGCCGGTGGATTTACGGAACAAGCACTGAAAAAGAAAGTATTTGTGTTATATGCCAACGGTACAGCCCGAAGCACTACCCGTTTTCTAGGAATAAAGTTTTATCCTAAATTACAGCCCGGAGCCCGTATTGTGGTTCCAGAAAAACCAACCGAGGTGAAAAATCCATTGACAGCGGGTGAAACAGTAGGCATTTTGACTTCAATAACTTCTGCTATGGTACTTATTTATTCAGTTGTAAAAAGATAA